The DNA sequence AACTTTATAGCCAATATCTGGAAACTGTTCAAATGAGTCCAAATTCATTGCCCAGATTTTGCAGGAAGCTGAAGGAAGCATCTTTAGGAGAGAACCATATAATATTCCTCTCTCTTCTGTACATCACGTGTGTCTGTGTGTGTAGCCAAGGAGATCACCGTAAAAGATCGAATTGAAACTAAATAGGGGATgtgattaataaaactaaatagaataatactatataattcgtgaagtgtgtaaatatcgtatagttattttgaattgaaaaagattaaatctattattaaaaaattaatttttatttttcatgtaaattctgtatatatttatttttttcaaaataattatacaatacttaCACGTTCACGactataattatcattttttttaggtATCAACTAATTTGTTAACCAATCTcaacttccttttttttaaaaaaaaaaaagaaaaaaaaatacccctTTTATTTGTCTATTGGGAGTTGGGACCGTATAAAATTCAcgatttaattttgtttttttataaaatatgtatatccGATCGTGGAAACAATAATGAgattttaataacaaaatagGCCAACACATATAAAGGtattaatttctttagaaaaagttaagaagtttggagataataataatataatatcaaatcaagaatttgatttaattattattctaatataactttcataattatcaaGTGATTCGACTTGAATAATAACCtcaaagttttttttccttcttcatgttcttttttattatattatattatattttctatcaaaatcgACCATTCATTCATTTGGGCCAAAGATTTTAGCCGTTCTCTCGCCAGAAGAAAGCTGAAGAAAGGATCCGAACTTTTGACTCTTTGATTTcatataagatgttttattaaaagttaaataaaatattattataatataatttttattttaaaattaaaaaaaattaaatataagatgagatagtttaattttttataaccaaaccagccctaaAAGCTGCATGCATTAGAATATCTACTAAGATGATTGATTATCCACTCACCAATAGATGATTGATAAGAATGGGGCTTCAATTATGCTTTGGATGattgttcataacaaaatgaTAAAGCTATCAGAACGGCAAGCAAATTTATAATAGTGACTATTGGTGAAGTTTGCAGCACCTCAATCTGGAGCAGAAACAAAGAGCCTATTTACTAAGATCAGCATATGAACAAAATGGTGAATCAAGCTTCAAGGTACACAGGAAAAGACCATGAATAACTTCTGCAAGGCTCTTGCTTGCATGCCACTGCCTATTTATTAATATCTGCACGAATTATTAATGTGCGCATTGTATTCTATTGTTGCTCAAATATTTGACACTGGCACACCCCATAGCATTTAGGAAAATACCATTCATTGTAATTTTAATCATCATCTCTTGATGTGCATCAAATGCTCAGAGAcaagtaaaagataaaaattctggtttttcaattatttacCAAGAAAGAGATAATGAAATGATGATGGTTCAAAAGATATGTATAACACTTCTTTAGCAATTGCTGTTTAAATAATGGATTTTTCAAACGATATTAAATGCTCAATAAATGTTGTGAGATCTACATTATATGTCTATCCCTCTCTCACTTTAAGCTCTAGAGGCCAAGGattcaaaagagaaaagaacaacTTAAAAGCTAATGGACCCCCTTCCTCACTTCAACATAGCTCATGGGTTGTTCCTAAAATAATTAGGAAGGTAGGCCAAAATATGGGAGTTGGACCAAAGAATcctaaataaaattcaaaaacacCACCtagataacaaaataaaaactgttGACTTCCAATGAATAGGGACATATTTTCCGGCCAAGCCCATCACAGCTTTCACTCTCGAAGCCCTTGTAGAGATTCAGGACTCAGTGCTAaacctttatttttataactaaagcATTAGAGTAACAAAATGTTTCAGAACAAAAAGAACTTGAACTATTATGCAATTGAGTAACTCAATCCAGAAAAAGCTCTAAGTTTTCAGCAATCAACTACGTTAAGAAGAGATATCTTGGGGCTAGCAGGTGCACCATGTAAACCTGAGGGGGTAGCTCAGCTGGTCTGGCCTTGGGTTTGCTCCCCAATGGTCACCAGTTTGAGTCCCCTTAGGGCCATTGGAGGTTTACCTGATCCTTAACTTCGGGCCCTATGAGATTAGTCGAGGTGCCCGCAAGCTTGGCCGgttatcaaaaaaacaaaaaacatactactctaaaaaaaatagaaatttaggaTTACTCTCCAGCCAGTAAAGTCTTCATGAATGAAGGTAGGTGACAGTCCTAGTAAGTTGTTGGAGAGTAGTTGGGATAGTTGAAGCCATCTGAAATTATACCTTTACTATTAATCGTATTTATCTGCCCAGGGACTATGTTAACATACaataaaaatgcataaaaacaaacataattacaataaaaagacTCTTGGCCAACAAAATACCTCAATGAACCAAGCAATTATGTGCACCGGCCACGTCTAGAAGTCAACACAACAGAGATATCATATGCTTCTTAACCACTCAGttacaaaaattatacatataattcCCAATTATTAGCACAGATCGATGAAACGAAAATGCCTCAATTTATAAGCAATAACCAGGTTTAATTTCCATACACATTCAAGCGTCTAAGCACATATAAGACTTACACACTTAGGAGAATAAtacaaatgcatatatatatggtcccGAAGCATCGAACCCATGCCATCCACTAACTCACCTAGTAAATACCCAAAGTTCACACTACTCAAGCTGCTAAATCAACATTGCAGCCCAACCCCAGAAACAAAAACTCACATAACCATGAACATAAATAGAAtccataattaattaagcattttAGCACCCCAAATATACCTCATCGATCACTCATCTCCTGCAGCGGGTAATTCTAGAGCAGCTTCGGGTGTAAGGGTGAACAGGGCCCCTGGCCTTGAAGCAGTTGTTGGTGTAGTAGGATCTCCCAGAGCGGGGTGGGCATGGGATTCTGTTGGCGGAGAGCGCGCCGTACGAAATGTAGTACTTCATAACTCTCCGCCAGAACAGAGACCTACGGCCAGACGACCCACTGTCCATGCCGTCCTCATCATCTCCCTCGTCTTCGAACTCGTCGTAGAGTGATGGCATTGTCGTCGGCCACTCAAACGCGTCCGTCATCAGCTTCAAGCTCGTCTCCTCGAGCTGAGCCCGAGCAGAGGGACCCAAATTGACCAGAACAAAGAGTAAGAAGAGAATGAGTAGTTTGGGAAGAGTTGGGGACGCCATGGATATCCACAGAGTAAGAGGAAGAGgcgggtgagagagagagtggatgGAGAAGCATGCGTCGGTAGAAGGAGATCAGAGAGATTGGAGGAGGGGGGACAAACGGATCAGTCACATGCAGCTGTGAGGGAAAGGTGAGAGAAATTGATTAGGCTACAGCTGTGCGTCATCAATGCTGCGGATACGGCGCGTTGTTTACCTCGTTCACCGTGAAACCTTTGTTTCTCTCCTCGTAACACGTCCGATCCGATTATGGAATGTCCCACTCCATTTACCTTTAGGATTAgtgatttgctaggtgaagtgGTTTCACTTTGGCCTACGTATTGAtcttgatatgatttttttttattaaaaaagaaaataaaaagaaaaatatttttaaggaaaaaagattttattttttttttctgacaaaaattatttccatatcaatccatttcattaaataaatattttaaatgtgagTATCGATATGtgatttaatgcataaatttgtttataaaaagaCTTTTCCTTACTActattataataacatataaccGTCCCTCTAAGGTtgattgttaaaaattaaattttgtttttagtaatgaatctcaaatatttttttaaaaaaattgtgtgatgcttatttattttatgattgtaaatattattttttaataataaatttgatgcTCATGTCTTGTGGTCCTGATAATGAATTGCATAAATCATGGCTGGGAAATAGGGATATTCTCAGTCATAAGTCTTTGTTTGTTCTTTGtctaatgctacatatagtgtGCAATTTTTGcatactcatttaaaaaaatagaagtagaatctactatttaaaaaataaatttttttatgtgaatttaaaatttatttatttttttcaaagagaatgtTCGGAATTTTCATACCTTAAGATTACAAATATGATTtgtcttaattaatatatgacaCCCTTTAACAAGCATCTTTGCATTGCATTCCACTAATTCCATAGCTCTTTTTGCAACCGGGCTGATTGGAGTTTGGACCCTTCGGTTCAGGAACTTGGGCAATCTGTACACATATTCGAGATGGGTTTCTGTACTTGGTTTTGAGCTTTGGGCAAGTCTCATCTCAGCCCAAAATGCTTAATTCTTAAAGGGCTCCTTAGGTTGGGCTGAAGTGTTGGGCACAATATACTTCTTACATAGGGAAGAGAGATTTGACTTCACATAGTTTTGTGTTTACTGTTCACTTTTATCAGTGAACTGCACATTTCAAGAATATACTTTTACAAGGAACCTTGCAACTGAGAGGACATAGCCCACACAGGTctgttctttaatttatctttgtagGCGCCAAGAGAAAACAATGTAAGACACTTTTCGTTgtgaaaacaaaagtaaaagtaaacaaataaaataattgcacgatacaaaaatttatatagttCGACATCGTGTTTATGACCATGAAATTGAAGATGAttttattatcttgaagaaTGACAAAATACACTTTAAAGGCGAAAACATACTGTTCCAGACAGTCATACTATtcattaagtaaatatttataCGTTTGTACTAAGGAAATCCTAATTTCACAGTTTTAGGATTATTTACTCGCGCGAACTCCTTATCTGAAGTTTGCTAGAGTGACCTATCGTACAAATTCTCTACCTGAGTTTTGGTGGAGTGACCTGTTGCGCATGCGATCATCGAGCGAACTCTCTTCCTGGCAATTCTCTAGTCACAAATAGGATAAAAAAGTTTTCGGCCCAAGCCCCATTGAAAATGTGCAAAAAAACGATAACGCATTCTTGTCGAGCCAAGTCATCAAATTGAGCTACCATAAGAATAGACCGAGATCCACAAATACAACACTTCGATTAAAAATCTAACAAAGTTCAATTCCCCGAGgcttagatatatatttaacttGCGAAGCATAAAAGGTGAAGAGTTCAAGACATGGCAAAGAAAGGGAGCTGGCATGCATTCGACGGCCTTATTATAGAGAAAAGTCTTATTGCAAGCGAGTTCGCGCACCAAAT is a window from the Juglans regia cultivar Chandler chromosome 7, Walnut 2.0, whole genome shotgun sequence genome containing:
- the LOC108999599 gene encoding protein RALF-like 34, with product MASPTLPKLLILFLLFVLVNLGPSARAQLEETSLKLMTDAFEWPTTMPSLYDEFEDEGDDEDGMDSGSSGRRSLFWRRVMKYYISYGALSANRIPCPPRSGRSYYTNNCFKARGPVHPYTRSCSRITRCRR